The nucleotide sequence ATTTAGCCCTTTTATACGACTCTCAGGGAAGGTTGACCGAAGCGGAACCCTTGTATCTACAAGCCTTAGAAATAAGACAAAAAGTCTTAGGAATAGACTATCCCGACACGGCACAATCCCTCAATAATTTAGCGGGATTATACAAATCCCAGGGAAGGTTGACCGAAGCCGCACCCTTGTATCTACAAGCCTTAGAAATCGTACAACGAACCCTAGGAGAAGACCATCCCACCACTCAAACAATAGCCGCTAATTACCAATATTGCTTAATGTTAATGCTGTTTACCATGCCAGTAGAAGAAGCATTAAAAAGGATACCCGAAGAATATCATCAAGACTTTTTACAGCAACGGGAAGAATATTTAAAAGATAGGAAATAGGGAACAATTAATCCTAAAATGGTGCGTTACGGCGGATTGTTAAATCTCTTTCATGATCAAAAATGGTAGCCGCCTAACACACCCTACAGAATTCTTTCATTTTTCCCTTAAAGCCTGCGTAGGCAGGCTTCGTTCGTATAGCCCCACCCTTCAGGGTGAGGGCGTTTTAGGGCATCAACCCTTCGAAAAAAGCCTACACAACTCAACCACCTTAGTTTGCAAAGCCGCCAACGGATCAGCCCCCCGTTTAAGACTTAACTCCAACTCAAACAACAGAGGCAAAGTCGCCAACAACTGACTCCCCTTAAAAGCTTGCACCTCCTTGCGTAAAAAATAGATCCGTTTCGGGTTGCCTACTTCCGCCGCCGTTGCGATCGCCTTTTCATCCTTCTCCCCCGCCTCAATTTTCAACTTAACCATTGCCCAAGTGCGAAACTGTCCCACCAAAGTTGCTACAATTCTCAAAGCTGGTTCATTGCGGCTAATTAAATCTGCCACCAAAGAGAGCGCCTTAGCCGCGTCTCCCTCACGAATAGCCGTCGCCAGTTGTAAACTATTTTGAGTATTAACATTCACCAAACTCGCCACCACATTTTCATTGATGGGTTTACCCTGTCCATAAACCGATAACTTATCTAACTCACTCCACAACTGCCTGGTATTATTACCCACCGACTCCGCCAACAAATCCACCGCCGCCGCCGTTAATTTCACCCCCTTACTGTGAGCAACAGATTGAACCCTTTGAACAATTTCCTCAGTTTTCCAAGGGGGTATCAAAGCAAACTCTTGAACTTTAGCATATTCTTCTACCAACTTAGTCGACTTGAGGCGTTTATCAGGTTTCTTGCTGGAGGTAAATAGAAGATGAGACTCTTCCGGAATATGCGGCAAAGTTCGCTGTAACTCCGATAATAACCCCTCTGAACACTGCCCAAAAATCGTTGTTTCCACCAACCAGACTAACCTTCCCCCGCTCCCAAACACCGGAGTCATGGCTTGATTTAACCCTTCGATCACATTTTCAGCCGCATCACCGGCCAGCTTATCATAATTAAATTGTATCCAACTGGGGTCAAGAACATCTTGACGTAAGCGTTCAACCTCTTGAGTGATAGCAAAATCATCTTCACCCCAAAATAGATAAATAGGCATAATTTCCCAACTTACAGGTCGCTTGGCAAGATAAAATATATATTGTCTTCAAACGGGGAAAAGTAGATTGGACGAAACCTACCAAACCTATATTAATCGGGTAGCACCCATGACGCTACTCGCTACCTATGAAAGCCAACTCCAGAATATCCAAAAGTCTCCTAAATTTATAGAAGGGGAACCGGCTATCTTTGAAGGATATAGTATTATCACTCCTCCGGGACTCGAAGATCCCGAT is from Gloeothece verrucosa PCC 7822 and encodes:
- the holA gene encoding DNA polymerase III subunit delta, with the translated sequence MPIYLFWGEDDFAITQEVERLRQDVLDPSWIQFNYDKLAGDAAENVIEGLNQAMTPVFGSGGRLVWLVETTIFGQCSEGLLSELQRTLPHIPEESHLLFTSSKKPDKRLKSTKLVEEYAKVQEFALIPPWKTEEIVQRVQSVAHSKGVKLTAAAVDLLAESVGNNTRQLWSELDKLSVYGQGKPINENVVASLVNVNTQNSLQLATAIREGDAAKALSLVADLISRNEPALRIVATLVGQFRTWAMVKLKIEAGEKDEKAIATAAEVGNPKRIYFLRKEVQAFKGSQLLATLPLLFELELSLKRGADPLAALQTKVVELCRLFSKG